AGGGATGAACTTCGACAAACTGCTGCGCGCCCTGATCGGCGTCATCCTGTTCCAGTCGGCTTATGTGGCTGAAGTGGTTCGCGGCGGCATGCAGGCCATTCCCAAGGGGCAGTACGAAGCGGCTGCGGCCATGGGCCTGGGTTACTGGCGCTCCATGGGGCTGGTCATTCTGCCCCAGGCGTTGAAGATGGTTATCCCTGGCATCGTCAACACCTTTATTGCTCTGTTCAAAGACACCAGCCTGGTGATCATCATCGGCCTGTTCGACCTGCTCAACAGCGTCAAACAAGCTGCTGCCGACCCGACCTGGCTGGGTATGGCCACTGAAGGCTATGTCTTCGCGGCCTTGGTGTTCTGGATCTTCTGTTTCGGCATGTCCCGCTATTCCATGCATTTGGAACGTAAGCTGGACACAGGCCACAAGCGTTAGGAGTTATGTGATGAGTGAAGTTATCAGTAAGCCTCTGGGCGCCGAAGGCATGATCCGCATGGAGGGCGTACACAAGTGGTACGGCCAGTTCCACGTGCTCAAGGACATCAACCTGAACGTGCGTCAGGGTGAGCGAATCGTGTTGTGCGGCCCTTCCGGCTCCGGCAAGTCAACGACCATTCGTTGCCTGAACCGCCTGGAAGAGCACCAGCAGGGCAAGATCGTGGTTGATGGCACCGAGCTGACATCGGACCTGAAACAGATCGAAACCATCCGCCGCGAAGTCGGCATGGTGTTCCAGCACTTCAACCTGTTTCCGCATCTGACCATCCTGCAGAACTGCACGCTGGCGCCGATGTGGGTGCGCAAGATGCCCAAGCGCAAGGCCGAAGAAATCGCCATGCACTACCTTGAACGCGTGCGTATCCCGGAACAGGCCCACAAGTTTCCAGGCCAGCTTTCCGGCGGTCAGCAACAACGTGTGGCGATTGCCCGCGCGCTGTGCATGAAGCCGAAAATCATGCTGTTCGATGAGCCGACCTCGGCCCTCGATCCGGAAATGGTAAAAGAAGTGCTCGACACCATGGTCGGCCTGGCGGAAGAAGGCATGACCATGCTCTGCGTCACCCACGAAATGGGCTTCGCCCGCACCGTGGCCAACCGCGTGATCTTCATGGACAAAGGCGAAATCGTCGAAGAGGCTCCACCAAACGAGTTCTTCGACAATCCACAAAGCGACCGCACCAAACTGTTCCTGAGCCAGATCCTGCATTGATCGGGTGAAGTGACAGAAAAAACCCGGACCTTGTGTTCGGGTTTTTTTATGGGTGCGGTAATTGATGCCGAGGCCTCTTCACGCAACCCCGTTGGAGCGAAGCTCGCCCGCGAAGGAGCCGGCGCATTGTAGGACCGGATTCATCCGGGAAAGCGGCGTGTCAGGCAATTACGATGTTGGCCGTACCGCCGCCTTCGCGAACAAGTTCGCTCCCACAGTGTTTGATATTTGCGGGCTTTTAAGCGTCCAATCGATCCAGCGATTTCTCCACCGCCCCGCGCGCCAGATCAATCAAGTGCATGACAGCAAAGGCCAGGTCGCGTTGGGCACCGTTTAAGTGATCGCCTGTTTCGTACGCCGTCGCTGATGCGCAGCGACCGACGCAGCCTAGACACCCGAATCGGCAGGCGCAAGCGGCTGAGAGTTTCTAGGAAATTTCACGCAAGGGAAAGAGACGGGTCTTGCGATTTGTTGCGGATTACGGTGGTTGCCGAGACCAACAGAGGATTTCACCGTGTCGCTTACACCGCGATGTCGGCCAGCACGCAGGATTCGTAGGACCGGCTTTAGCCGGGAGGGCGCAAGGTCTGACGACGCTACTGCTGCGAATGTATCGGCCTCCTCCCGGCTAAAGCCGGTCCTACGGGTTGTGCAATGAGGATCAAGACGGTTCTACGAGCATCTGTACCCAATCCCGGTGAAACTTGTATTCGTCCTGCTTCTCCAACAGGATGCACGCTTTGCGCAATGCGCTGTTACACACTGCACTTTACGAGAATCCCATGACGACCAAGGCGCCATCGGCGAGCACGACTCCAATAAATCACTCCCTTCCTCACGACATTGATGCACAACTGATCGATTGCGAAGCTGACGATACGCCCGCGCAGCCGCTGCTCAAACGCCCATGGTTGCTGCTGTTGGGGCTGGT
This genomic window from Pseudomonas sp. G.S.17 contains:
- a CDS encoding amino acid ABC transporter ATP-binding protein; protein product: MSEVISKPLGAEGMIRMEGVHKWYGQFHVLKDINLNVRQGERIVLCGPSGSGKSTTIRCLNRLEEHQQGKIVVDGTELTSDLKQIETIRREVGMVFQHFNLFPHLTILQNCTLAPMWVRKMPKRKAEEIAMHYLERVRIPEQAHKFPGQLSGGQQQRVAIARALCMKPKIMLFDEPTSALDPEMVKEVLDTMVGLAEEGMTMLCVTHEMGFARTVANRVIFMDKGEIVEEAPPNEFFDNPQSDRTKLFLSQILH